A genomic segment from Flavobacterium litorale encodes:
- a CDS encoding lipoprotein N-acyltransferase Lnb domain-containing protein, with the protein MRSFILTCILLVLFFTSLKSNAQIPLSNRAKVTLLTCDAGEELYSVFGHTAIRVADPSMGLDVVYNFGAFDFSTPNFYLKFVEGNLQYFVSIGSYNDFIAEYQYYQRTVYEQELVLNLSEKQAIADELNSILLSEERRFYTYKFIDRNCTTMVADIISDNIDTELSMDISDKGKSYRAILYNYLDNHFYEKLGINMVFGNETDNTISEVFLPFQLKESLENTTLQGKPLAKPASIIVQGNNGEYRVLLWNSFYSFVITMLLLIYFTKNKKVMLAYMVVTGLLGIFFCAIGFYSSHSEISQNHNTLLINPILLLLAYFVATNKTKAAKVTTYICGALLLIYVLYILNKVHITIMLPIIALHIVVFLRVIQQQKQFANK; encoded by the coding sequence ATGCGAAGTTTTATTCTTACCTGCATACTGCTTGTATTATTTTTTACTTCATTAAAAAGCAATGCACAAATACCACTATCAAATCGGGCAAAGGTAACTTTACTAACCTGCGATGCTGGAGAGGAATTGTATTCTGTTTTTGGACATACTGCAATTAGAGTGGCCGACCCGAGCATGGGACTGGACGTTGTTTACAATTTTGGAGCCTTCGATTTTAGTACGCCCAATTTTTACCTAAAGTTTGTAGAAGGTAACTTGCAATATTTTGTATCCATCGGCTCATACAACGATTTTATCGCAGAATATCAATATTATCAGCGTACGGTGTACGAACAGGAGCTAGTACTTAACCTATCGGAAAAGCAAGCTATTGCTGATGAATTGAATAGTATTTTATTATCTGAAGAAAGACGCTTTTACACCTATAAATTTATAGATAGAAATTGTACCACTATGGTTGCCGATATTATTAGTGATAATATTGATACAGAATTATCTATGGACATCTCGGATAAGGGTAAAAGCTACAGAGCAATTTTATACAATTACCTAGATAATCACTTTTACGAAAAGTTAGGTATTAACATGGTATTTGGTAACGAAACAGATAATACTATAAGTGAGGTTTTTTTACCTTTTCAGCTTAAAGAAAGTTTGGAAAACACTACACTACAAGGTAAACCGCTAGCAAAACCTGCTAGCATAATAGTACAAGGTAATAATGGTGAGTACAGAGTATTGTTATGGAACAGCTTTTATAGTTTTGTTATTACTATGCTTTTACTAATATACTTTACCAAAAATAAAAAAGTAATGCTAGCCTACATGGTTGTAACTGGGCTATTAGGAATCTTCTTTTGCGCAATAGGCTTTTATTCCTCCCATAGCGAGATAAGCCAAAACCATAACACGCTATTAATTAACCCTATACTCTTATTACTGGCTTATTTTGTAGCAACAAATAAAACTAAAGCTGCAAAAGTAACTACTTATATTTGTGGTGCTCTGTTACTCATTTACGTTCTGTATATACTAAACAAAGTACATATTACTATAATGCTACCTATTATTGCACTACATATAGTAGTATTTTTACGAGTTATACAGCAACAAAAACAGTTTGCAAACAAGTAA
- a CDS encoding putative type IX sorting system protein PorV2 → MRKFLVIISLFISLYTYAQSVRKYSNEFMNIGVDAAALGMSNAVTAHTSDVNSGYWNPAGLLKVKDKQVALMHASYFANIAQYDYAGFAMPIDDRSAFGISIIRFGVDDILNTTELIDSEGNIDYNRISLFSTADYGITVSYARALPLDGLNYGVNAKVIRRVIGKFANSWGFGFDIGIQYETDNDWKIGLMLRDITTTYNVWSIDEDEYASVQNAIPGENQELPETTEITLPKAQLGFAKKFLIRHDYSILAAANLNMRFAQTNDIIATEAISIDPAVGFEFGYIDLVFLRGGVGNFQTITQIDGSDKLGFQPNIGLGFKYKGISVDYALTDIGDQSAALYSNIFSLKVDLGTFTR, encoded by the coding sequence TTGAGAAAGTTTCTTGTAATCATATCACTTTTTATATCCCTTTATACTTACGCACAGTCGGTTAGAAAATACTCTAACGAATTTATGAATATTGGTGTAGATGCTGCTGCGTTGGGTATGAGCAATGCCGTTACAGCGCATACTAGCGATGTAAATTCGGGCTACTGGAACCCTGCAGGGCTATTAAAAGTAAAAGATAAGCAAGTTGCCTTAATGCACGCTAGTTATTTTGCTAATATTGCACAGTACGATTATGCTGGTTTTGCGATGCCTATAGACGACCGTTCTGCATTCGGGATATCAATTATACGCTTTGGTGTAGATGATATACTAAATACTACCGAACTTATAGATAGTGAGGGAAATATAGATTATAACAGAATTAGCTTATTCTCCACAGCCGATTATGGTATTACAGTATCCTACGCAAGGGCATTACCATTAGATGGGCTAAACTACGGTGTTAATGCCAAAGTTATACGCCGTGTTATTGGTAAGTTTGCCAACTCGTGGGGGTTTGGTTTTGATATTGGTATACAATATGAAACTGATAACGACTGGAAAATAGGTTTAATGCTTCGGGATATAACAACAACCTATAATGTTTGGAGTATTGATGAAGATGAATATGCTAGTGTACAAAATGCCATACCTGGAGAAAACCAAGAATTACCCGAAACTACCGAGATAACTTTACCAAAAGCACAACTAGGTTTTGCAAAAAAGTTTTTAATACGACATGATTACAGCATTTTAGCTGCCGCCAATTTAAACATGCGATTTGCGCAAACAAACGATATTATTGCAACAGAAGCTATTAGTATAGACCCCGCAGTTGGCTTTGAGTTTGGTTACATCGACCTTGTTTTTCTTAGAGGTGGTGTAGGTAACTTTCAGACTATTACACAAATAGACGGATCGGATAAATTGGGGTTTCAGCCCAACATTGGGCTTGGGTTTAAATACAAAGGCATATCTGTAGATTATGCGCTTACCGATATTGGCGACCAAAGTGCTGCACTATACTCAAATATATTTTCTCTTAAAGTAGATTTGGGTACCTTTACACGATAA
- a CDS encoding CDP-alcohol phosphatidyltransferase family protein gives MPFSKYIPNFITLLNLFSGLLALICAFNNDFEMAFAFVCLGIFFDFWDGFFARILKVQSEVGLQLDSLADMVTSGVVPGVVMYKMLYTIYDFSGADVSEHLLHYFLPYIGFIITLASCYRLAKFNVDTRQTTSFIGLPTPANALFILSLPLILDDSPNTSIVYNMLMNPYVLMGITALSAYMLNAEIPLFSLKIKQFNFKDNKLQIGFLVLALVLLIILKYLAIPLIIIAYVVLSVINNLFSQQPTE, from the coding sequence ATGCCTTTTAGCAAATATATTCCCAATTTTATTACGCTACTTAACCTCTTTTCGGGGCTATTAGCACTTATATGTGCTTTTAATAATGATTTTGAAATGGCATTTGCGTTTGTTTGCTTAGGTATATTTTTCGATTTTTGGGATGGTTTTTTTGCCAGAATATTAAAGGTGCAAAGTGAAGTTGGTTTGCAATTGGATTCACTTGCCGATATGGTTACTAGTGGAGTTGTACCAGGTGTGGTAATGTATAAAATGCTTTATACTATATACGATTTTTCAGGTGCAGATGTGTCTGAGCATTTACTCCATTACTTTTTACCCTATATTGGGTTTATTATTACATTGGCATCGTGCTACAGGCTAGCAAAGTTTAATGTAGATACAAGGCAAACAACGTCGTTTATTGGGCTGCCAACGCCTGCTAATGCTTTGTTTATATTGAGCTTACCGTTAATACTTGATGATTCGCCAAATACTAGTATTGTATACAATATGCTTATGAACCCTTATGTGCTTATGGGTATAACTGCCTTAAGTGCTTACATGCTTAACGCGGAAATACCATTATTTTCGTTAAAAATAAAACAGTTCAACTTTAAAGATAATAAACTGCAAATAGGCTTTTTAGTTTTAGCGTTGGTTTTATTAATAATACTAAAATATCTTGCCATTCCGCTAATAATTATTGCTTACGTTGTACTTTCAGTAATAAACAATTTATTTTCACAGCAGCCTACCGAATAA
- a CDS encoding glycoside hydrolase family 25 protein: MKRTPLNKRKTTQRKPKKPTMVASTRKSKKKQGKSFLKTLKYVVLLSVTVVILAVGYHYRNGVLYYLGFTTSKNIDTLTKEERKIADLRIYDIVGRHSDKIFGIDVSHYQGEINWKELQQAEEQFPLHFIFIRATAGKDKTDTKFAENWKRSKQNGYLRGAYHYYRPDENSMAQANNFIATVKLAEGDLPPVLDIERLPNKQSMDSLKIGLQRWLDRVEAHYDVAPIIYSGESFYTDFLKEEFSDYKLWIANYSFFKDRIRDEWLFWQFTDKAQIKGINGNVDVNIYNGNLEELTGMLILDSGN, encoded by the coding sequence ATGAAGCGTACTCCGTTAAATAAGAGAAAAACTACGCAACGAAAGCCCAAAAAGCCTACGATGGTTGCCTCTACAAGAAAATCTAAAAAGAAACAGGGAAAATCATTCTTAAAAACATTAAAGTACGTAGTATTGCTATCAGTTACTGTTGTAATACTAGCAGTAGGGTACCATTATCGTAACGGGGTGTTATATTACTTGGGCTTTACAACCAGTAAAAACATAGATACGCTTACAAAAGAAGAGCGCAAAATAGCCGACCTCCGTATTTACGATATAGTAGGGCGCCATAGCGATAAAATATTTGGTATAGATGTGTCGCACTATCAAGGTGAAATAAACTGGAAAGAGTTACAGCAAGCCGAAGAACAGTTTCCGCTACACTTTATATTTATACGTGCTACCGCTGGTAAAGATAAAACCGATACTAAGTTTGCAGAAAACTGGAAGCGTAGCAAGCAAAACGGATACTTGCGTGGTGCTTACCACTATTACCGCCCTGACGAGAACTCTATGGCGCAAGCCAATAATTTTATTGCTACTGTAAAATTAGCTGAAGGCGATTTACCGCCTGTACTCGATATAGAAAGGTTACCCAACAAGCAAAGTATGGATAGCCTTAAAATAGGGTTGCAACGCTGGTTGGATAGGGTAGAGGCACACTATGATGTAGCACCTATTATATATAGTGGCGAGAGTTTTTATACTGATTTCTTAAAAGAAGAATTTTCAGATTACAAACTGTGGATAGCCAATTATAGCTTTTTTAAAGATAGAATACGCGATGAGTGGTTGTTTTGGCAATTTACCGATAAAGCCCAGATTAAAGGTATTAACGGCAATGTAGATGTAAATATTTATAACGGAAATTTGGAAGAACTCACAGGTATGCTTATTTTAGATAGCGGTAATTAA
- a CDS encoding 2-dehydro-3-deoxyphosphooctonate aldolase has product MKIKLLTLFLTIVLVGCASKTSHNRASKVAADYGYSEDNPIKVGGVSNGPSNERKYLHSLTGLNGEPVYFKRLGSCCPFKSEKAALGGGMLDLYEVKIQGDTVTKKLYLNMYDKDKLYAPKGFLMKD; this is encoded by the coding sequence ATGAAAATTAAATTACTTACCTTATTTTTAACAATTGTTCTTGTAGGGTGCGCCTCAAAAACTTCTCATAATAGAGCAAGCAAAGTTGCTGCGGATTATGGTTATTCAGAAGATAATCCGATAAAAGTCGGCGGAGTTTCAAATGGTCCCTCTAATGAGCGGAAATACCTGCATAGCCTAACAGGGTTAAATGGAGAGCCAGTTTATTTTAAAAGATTGGGAAGTTGTTGCCCTTTTAAGAGCGAAAAAGCTGCTTTAGGAGGCGGTATGCTTGATCTTTACGAAGTAAAGATTCAGGGCGATACTGTAACGAAGAAGCTTTATTTGAATATGTACGATAAAGATAAATTGTATGCGCCAAAAGGGTTTTTGATGAAAGATTGA
- the lptB gene encoding LPS export ABC transporter ATP-binding protein: MILRADNLVKTYKGRSVVKGISVQVSQGEIVGLLGPNGAGKTTSFYMIVGLVKPNSGNIYLDDMEITDFPMYKRAQNGIGYLAQEASVFRKLSIEDNILSVLQLTTLSKKEQEAKMESLIDEFSLQHIRTNRGDLLSGGERRRTEIARALATDPKFILLDEPFAGVDPVAVEDIQRIVAQLKNKNIGILITDHNVQETLAITDKTYLMFEGGILKAGKPEELVEDEMVRKVYLGQNFELRKKKLDFQKNVE; the protein is encoded by the coding sequence ATGATTTTAAGAGCAGATAACTTAGTAAAAACATATAAAGGCAGAAGCGTTGTAAAAGGCATTTCGGTACAAGTAAGTCAAGGCGAAATTGTTGGATTACTAGGACCCAATGGTGCTGGTAAAACAACATCGTTTTACATGATTGTAGGGTTAGTAAAACCGAATAGTGGAAATATTTATCTTGATGATATGGAGATAACCGATTTCCCGATGTACAAGCGTGCCCAAAATGGTATTGGTTATCTGGCTCAGGAAGCCTCTGTTTTTAGGAAATTAAGTATTGAAGATAATATATTAAGCGTTTTACAGCTTACAACCCTCTCTAAAAAAGAACAGGAAGCTAAAATGGAATCGCTTATTGATGAGTTTTCGTTACAGCACATACGCACCAATCGTGGCGATTTACTATCGGGAGGTGAGCGTAGGCGTACCGAAATAGCGCGTGCATTGGCTACCGACCCTAAGTTTATTTTACTTGATGAGCCTTTTGCAGGGGTAGACCCCGTAGCTGTAGAGGATATTCAGCGTATTGTAGCGCAGCTAAAAAACAAAAATATTGGTATCCTAATTACCGACCACAACGTACAAGAAACGCTTGCCATTACCGACAAAACGTACCTAATGTTTGAAGGTGGTATACTAAAAGCTGGTAAGCCTGAAGAATTGGTAGAAGATGAAATGGTACGTAAGGTGTACCTTGGGCAAAATTTTGAGTTGCGTAAAAAGAAACTTGATTTTCAAAAAAATGTTGAGTAA
- the tatC gene encoding twin-arginine translocase subunit TatC has product MSFLDHLEELRWLLVRGTIAIIVCAAIAFTFSSFIFDEIIFAPIDGDFITYQFFCDLANKYDLDKSFCMERLPFEIQSRTMDGQFSTDIWTSIAVGFILAFPVILWEFWKFISPALYESERKYAVAFLFCTSVLFFLGILFGYYIITPLSLNFLGNYRISDVVKNDIDLQSYLSIIKTTSISCGLIFELPIIMYFLSKIGLVTAVTLRGYRRYAYVIMLIIAAIVTPPDVVSQVIVTIPLVILYEISILIAARIDRRKKVV; this is encoded by the coding sequence ATGTCATTTCTAGATCATCTGGAAGAGCTACGCTGGTTACTCGTACGAGGTACAATAGCCATTATAGTATGTGCAGCTATTGCCTTTACATTTAGTAGCTTTATTTTTGATGAAATTATTTTTGCTCCTATAGATGGTGATTTTATTACCTACCAGTTTTTTTGCGATTTGGCAAACAAGTACGATCTTGATAAGAGTTTTTGCATGGAAAGACTTCCGTTTGAGATACAGAGCCGTACTATGGATGGGCAATTCTCTACTGATATCTGGACCTCTATAGCTGTAGGCTTTATATTGGCATTCCCTGTAATACTATGGGAGTTCTGGAAATTTATAAGCCCTGCATTGTACGAAAGTGAACGCAAATACGCCGTTGCTTTTTTATTTTGTACTTCTGTTCTGTTCTTCTTAGGAATATTATTCGGATACTATATAATTACACCGCTTTCACTCAACTTTTTGGGCAATTACAGGATTAGTGATGTTGTTAAGAATGATATCGACTTACAATCGTACCTCAGTATTATTAAAACAACCTCAATATCGTGCGGGTTAATATTTGAGCTGCCTATAATAATGTATTTCCTATCTAAAATAGGCTTAGTTACTGCGGTTACATTACGTGGCTACCGTCGTTATGCTTACGTTATTATGTTAATTATAGCGGCTATAGTAACCCCACCCGATGTAGTTAGCCAAGTAATTGTTACTATACCCTTAGTTATTTTATATGAGATAAGCATCCTTATTGCTGCTCGTATTGACAGAAGGAAGAAAGTAGTGTAA
- a CDS encoding KpsF/GutQ family sugar-phosphate isomerase, protein MINTDTILASARATILSESESIAGLTEYLDDDFVTATETIFNAKGRVVVTGIGKSAIIASKIVATLNSTGTPSVFLHASEAIHGDLGMVQPGDVIICISKSGNSPEIKVLAPLLKRYNNTLIGMTANKNSFLGKESDYILHAYVASESCPNNLAPTNSTTAQLVLGDALAVCLMQLRDFKSEDFALYHPGGALGKKLLLRVGDMLDATHKPQVSPDCSIKKAIVEISEKRLGVTTVIDNNKVVGIITDGDIRRMLNDRDNIAGVKAADIMTKSPKTIKTTAMATEALNTMENFAITQLVVADDGVYKGILHLHDILKEGII, encoded by the coding sequence TTGATAAATACAGATACTATACTAGCTTCGGCTAGAGCTACAATTCTTTCTGAGAGTGAGAGTATTGCTGGTTTAACGGAATACCTAGATGATGATTTTGTTACCGCTACAGAAACTATTTTTAACGCAAAGGGCAGGGTTGTAGTTACCGGAATAGGTAAAAGCGCCATTATTGCGTCTAAAATAGTAGCTACACTCAATTCTACAGGTACACCATCAGTTTTTTTGCACGCATCAGAGGCTATTCATGGCGATTTAGGTATGGTTCAACCGGGCGATGTAATTATCTGTATCTCTAAAAGTGGTAATAGTCCCGAAATTAAAGTACTTGCACCACTATTAAAACGCTATAACAATACGCTAATTGGCATGACGGCTAATAAAAATTCCTTCCTAGGAAAGGAATCCGACTATATTTTGCATGCTTATGTAGCATCAGAGTCGTGCCCCAATAATTTAGCGCCTACCAACAGTACCACAGCACAATTGGTGCTGGGCGATGCCCTAGCAGTATGCTTAATGCAACTCAGAGATTTTAAAAGTGAAGACTTTGCCCTATACCACCCTGGTGGTGCGTTGGGTAAAAAATTATTGCTACGCGTAGGCGATATGCTAGATGCTACGCATAAGCCACAAGTAAGCCCCGATTGCAGTATTAAAAAGGCAATTGTAGAAATATCGGAAAAACGGTTAGGGGTTACAACTGTAATAGACAATAATAAGGTTGTAGGTATTATTACTGATGGTGATATACGACGCATGCTTAACGACAGGGATAATATTGCAGGCGTTAAAGCTGCTGATATTATGACGAAAAGCCCTAAAACCATAAAAACAACCGCAATGGCTACAGAAGCACTCAATACCATGGAAAACTTTGCTATAACGCAACTTGTAGTAGCCGATGATGGTGTTTACAAAGGCATACTGCATTTACACGACATATTAAAGGAAGGAATAATTTAA
- a CDS encoding RecQ family ATP-dependent DNA helicase, protein MKSTEIDLHKELKKYFGFNKFKGLQEDVVKSIISGNNTFVIMPTGGGKSLCYQLPALALEGTAIVVSPLIALMKNQVDAIRSLSSESGVAHVLNSSLTKTEINQVKKDITSGLTKLLYVAPESLTKEEYVNFLRGVTISFVAIDEAHCISEWGHDFRPEYRNLRHIIKQLGDNVPVIGLTATATPKVQEDILKNLDMSDARVFKASFNRANLFYEVRTKTKNVESDIIRFIRQHKGKSGVIYCLSRKKVEEIAQVLQVNGISAVPYHAGLDGKTRAKHQDMFLMEDVDVVVATIAFGMGIDKPDVRFVIHHDIPKSLESYYQETGRAGRDGGEGHCLAYYSYKDIEKLEKFMSGKPIAEQEIGYALLQEVVAYAETSMSRRKFLLHYFGEEFDEVNGEGANMDDNIRNPKTKVEAKDQVVTLLETIRDTKQLYKAKEVIFTLVGKVNAVIKSHRTDAQPFFGKGAAFDEKYWMALIRQVLVEGYISKDIESYGVIKITPKGEAFLQSPSSFMMSEDHEYNDTDNEATITASKSSGTSDEVLISMLKDLRKKVAKKLGVPPFVVFQDPSLEDMALKYPVTVEELGGVHGVGENKAKKYGKDFVALIANYVEENDIVRPDDLVVKSTGANSGLKLYIIQNIDRKLPLNDISKAKGLDMEGLLKEMEQIVYSGTRLNIKYWIDEILDEDQQEEIQDYFMESESDNIKAALEEFDGDYDTEELRLMRIKFISEVAN, encoded by the coding sequence ATGAAATCAACCGAAATTGACTTACATAAAGAGTTAAAAAAGTATTTTGGTTTTAACAAATTCAAAGGGCTACAAGAAGATGTCGTTAAAAGTATAATTTCTGGTAATAATACCTTTGTAATTATGCCCACGGGTGGCGGTAAATCGTTATGTTATCAGCTACCAGCACTAGCCCTAGAGGGTACTGCTATTGTGGTTTCCCCCTTAATCGCCCTTATGAAGAATCAGGTAGACGCTATTCGTAGCCTATCGTCAGAATCTGGTGTTGCCCATGTACTCAATTCTTCACTTACCAAAACAGAAATCAATCAAGTTAAAAAAGATATTACTTCAGGGTTAACAAAGCTGTTGTACGTTGCTCCTGAATCGTTAACAAAGGAAGAGTATGTAAATTTCCTTAGAGGGGTTACTATTTCTTTCGTGGCGATAGATGAGGCACACTGCATCTCAGAGTGGGGACACGATTTTCGCCCTGAGTACCGTAACTTACGCCATATTATAAAACAGTTAGGCGATAATGTACCCGTTATAGGGCTTACAGCTACTGCTACGCCTAAAGTACAGGAAGATATCCTGAAAAATCTAGATATGTCCGATGCTAGGGTTTTTAAAGCATCGTTTAACAGAGCGAATCTCTTTTATGAGGTACGTACCAAAACAAAGAATGTAGAATCGGATATTATCCGTTTCATCAGGCAGCACAAAGGTAAATCGGGCGTTATATACTGCCTTAGCCGTAAAAAAGTGGAAGAAATTGCACAAGTGTTACAAGTTAACGGAATTAGTGCTGTACCCTACCACGCTGGATTAGATGGTAAAACACGTGCCAAGCATCAGGATATGTTCCTTATGGAGGATGTAGATGTGGTGGTAGCCACCATAGCTTTTGGTATGGGTATAGATAAGCCTGACGTACGCTTTGTAATCCACCATGATATACCCAAATCGTTAGAGAGCTACTACCAAGAAACAGGTAGGGCAGGACGTGACGGTGGCGAAGGGCATTGTTTGGCTTATTACTCGTACAAAGATATTGAGAAGCTCGAAAAATTTATGTCGGGCAAACCCATAGCCGAGCAAGAAATAGGATATGCGTTACTGCAAGAGGTAGTGGCTTATGCCGAAACCTCCATGTCGCGCCGTAAATTTTTGCTGCATTATTTTGGAGAAGAATTTGATGAGGTAAATGGTGAGGGTGCTAATATGGATGATAATATTCGTAACCCAAAAACCAAAGTAGAAGCAAAAGACCAAGTAGTAACACTACTTGAAACGATAAGAGACACCAAACAGTTATACAAAGCCAAAGAGGTGATATTTACCTTAGTAGGCAAGGTAAATGCAGTAATAAAATCGCACCGTACCGATGCACAACCCTTTTTTGGTAAAGGAGCTGCTTTTGACGAGAAGTATTGGATGGCGCTTATACGCCAAGTTTTAGTAGAAGGTTATATCTCTAAAGATATAGAGTCCTACGGTGTAATAAAAATCACACCTAAAGGCGAAGCATTTTTACAAAGTCCATCATCGTTTATGATGAGTGAAGACCACGAGTACAATGATACCGATAATGAGGCAACCATAACGGCGTCAAAATCTTCTGGAACCTCCGATGAGGTGCTAATAAGTATGTTGAAAGACTTACGTAAAAAAGTAGCTAAAAAACTGGGAGTACCACCATTTGTAGTATTCCAAGACCCTTCGTTGGAGGATATGGCATTAAAATATCCTGTAACCGTTGAGGAGCTTGGCGGTGTACACGGTGTAGGCGAAAACAAGGCTAAAAAATATGGTAAAGATTTTGTAGCCCTTATAGCCAATTATGTTGAGGAAAATGATATTGTACGTCCTGACGACCTTGTGGTAAAATCTACAGGAGCAAACTCTGGTTTGAAATTATACATAATCCAGAATATTGATAGAAAACTACCGCTAAATGATATTTCGAAAGCAAAAGGACTCGATATGGAAGGTTTGCTCAAAGAAATGGAGCAAATAGTATATTCGGGTACGCGCCTCAACATTAAGTATTGGATAGATGAAATTTTAGACGAGGATCAGCAAGAAGAAATTCAGGACTATTTTATGGAGTCAGAATCCGATAATATAAAAGCAGCATTAGAAGAGTTTGATGGCGATTATGACACTGAAGAGCTGCGACTAATGCGTATTAAGTTTATTAGTGAGGTAGCCAATTAA